The stretch of DNA TCGCTCAACATCACGCCTCTCAAAATGGCCGACAAGGCGACCCGCGGCGTGGCGATTGTTCTAGAAGACCTGACCGAGAAACGCAAACTGGAGGCGCAGCGTCGGCTTTTCGAGCGCATGGTTTCCCCGGCCGTGATCAGCCAGCTCGACCCCGACAGCCTGCACCTCGGAGGCCGCCGGGCGGACATCACGACCCTCTTTGCCGACATCCGCGGCTTCTCGCTGTTCAGCGCCACCAACAACCCGGAAGTGCTGGTGCGCGTCCTCAATCTCTACCTGGCAGCGGCGGCCGAGGCCGTGCTGCAGGAAGCGGGGACCATCGACAAGTTTCTCGGAGATGGATTGATGGCCTGGTTCAACGCGCCGATCCCTCAGTCTGACCACACCCTGCGGGCGATCCGCTCGGCGCTGGCCATCCGCCAGGCCGTTCAGGAGGTCCGGGCCAAACTGCCGCGCCAGTTCCATCTGTCGTTCGGCGTGGGCATGCACTACGGCGAGGCGATCTTGGGCCTGGTGGGCACCCACAATCGGCTGGACTACACGGCCATCGGGGACAGCGTCAACACGGCCAAGCGACTGCAAGAACAGGCCGCCGAGGGCCAGATCCTGTTGACGCAGGCGGTGGCTTCCCGGGTGCGCGACCAAGTCGAATTGCAGGCGTTGGGGGCACTGCGGATGAAGGGGCGGGAGGAGCCGGTCGAAGTCTACGAGCTCCTTGGCCCGCGTCTATCCGAGCCGCGCGCCGGCTCACCGGCGGCGGCCTAGCTCGCGGGCTCGAGCCGGCCGGTCAGGCCCTCAGAGTAGGCAAACAGCGCCGGCGTCCCGCCGGTATGCCAGAACAGCACCCGTTCCTGGCGGCCAATCTGGCCGGATTGAATCAGGTCCAGCATCGCCCCGGCTGCCCGCCCGGTGTACACCGGATCGAGAAGGATGCCCTCGAGGCGGGCGAACAAGCGGATCGCCTGGCGTTCGAGATCGCCGACCACGGCGTACCCCCCGCCGCGGAACTGGTCCATCACCTGGATCTCCTCCGGCAGGAACGACCCGGGCCGCCCCAGAAGCTGGCCGACCGAGGTTGCCAAGTCGGCGACGCCGAGGCGGAGGGCGGCCGCCGGCGGCTCGACGCTGATGCCGAGGATCTGGCTGCGCAGTCCACCCCAGCGGGCGCCGGCCACCAGCCCGGCCTGGGTGCCGCCGGAGGAGCTGGCAAACAGGATTCGATCAAAGTCCTCCCCCTGAGCCTTGAGCTCCAGCGCCGCCGCGGCGTAGGCACTGGCGCCCAGCGCATTCGAACCACCGTACGGGATGCGGTACACACGCCTCCCCTGGCTCTGCAGCTGGGCGATTTCCTCCTCCAAGACCGATTCCGGATCAAGCGCCTCTGTCCACCGCACTCGCGCCCCGAGCAGGCGATCCAGGAGCAGGTTCCCGGTC from Anaerolineales bacterium encodes:
- a CDS encoding D-cysteine desulfhydrase family protein, yielding MRIDLPSLPLAVLPTPMHPLERLSRHLGGPQVFIKRDDLTGLAFGGNKTRKLSYLLAEAVAQGAEVLVTRGAVQSNHCRQTAAAAARCGLDCVLVLHGPPAPTETGNLLLDRLLGARVRWTEALDPESVLEEEIAQLQSQGRRVYRIPYGGSNALGASAYAAAALELKAQGEDFDRILFASSSGGTQAGLVAGARWGGLRSQILGISVEPPAAALRLGVADLATSVGQLLGRPGSFLPEEIQVMDQFRGGGYAVVGDLERQAIRLFARLEGILLDPVYTGRAAGAMLDLIQSGQIGRQERVLFWHTGGTPALFAYSEGLTGRLEPAS
- a CDS encoding adenylate/guanylate cyclase domain-containing protein, which encodes SLNITPLKMADKATRGVAIVLEDLTEKRKLEAQRRLFERMVSPAVISQLDPDSLHLGGRRADITTLFADIRGFSLFSATNNPEVLVRVLNLYLAAAAEAVLQEAGTIDKFLGDGLMAWFNAPIPQSDHTLRAIRSALAIRQAVQEVRAKLPRQFHLSFGVGMHYGEAILGLVGTHNRLDYTAIGDSVNTAKRLQEQAAEGQILLTQAVASRVRDQVELQALGALRMKGREEPVEVYELLGPRLSEPRAGSPAAA